A single window of Hyla sarda isolate aHylSar1 chromosome 2, aHylSar1.hap1, whole genome shotgun sequence DNA harbors:
- the LHX1 gene encoding LIM/homeobox protein Lhx1, producing MVHCAGCERPILDRFLLNVLDRAWHVKCVQCCECKCNLTEKCFSRESKLYCKNDFFRRFGTKCAGCAQGISPSDLVRRARSKVFHLNCFTCMMCNKQLSTGEELYIIDENKFVCKEDYLNNNNNAAKENSLLSVTGSDPSLSPDSQDPSQDDAKDSESANISDKEAGINENDDQNLGAKRRGPRTTIKAKQLETLKAAFAATPKPTRHIREQLAQETGLNMRVIQVWFQNRRSKERRMKQLSALGARRHAFFRSPRRMRPLVDRLEPGELIPNGPFSFYGDYQSEYYGPGSNYDFFPQGPPSSQAQTPVDLPFVPSSGPAGTPLGSMEHPLPGHHPSSEAQRFTDIMSHPPGDSPSPEPNLPGSMHSMSAEVFGQSPPFSSLSVNGGATYGNHLSHPPEMNEAAVW from the exons ATGGTGCACTGTGCTGGATGCGAGAGGCCCATCCTGGACCGCTTCTTGTTGAATGTTCTGGACAGGGCTTGGCATGTCAAATGTGTACAGTGCTGTGAATGTAAATGCAATTTAACAGAGAAATGTTTTTCTAGAGAAAGCAAGCTTTATTGTAAAAACGACTTCTTCAG ACGTTTTGGTACCAAGTGTGCTGGCTGTGCCCAGGGAATCTCCCCCAGTGACCTGGTCAGAAGGGCAAGAAGCAAAGTGTTCCACTTGAACTGTTTCACATGTATGATGTGTAACAAACAGCTTTCCACTGGAGAGGAACTATATATCATTGATGAGAACAAGTTCGTCTGTAAAGAAGATTACCTGAACAACAACAACAACGCTGCCAAAGAAAATAGTCTTCTCTCAG TGACAGGCAGTGACCCCAGTTTATCTCCTGACTCCCAAGACCCATCTCAAGACGACGCGAAGGATTCTGAAAGCGCAAACATCTCAGATAAGGAGGCTGGAATTAACGAGAATGATGACCAGAACCTGGGGGCCAAGAGGAGAGGACCCCGCACTACCATCAAAGCCAAGCAGCTGGAGACCCTGAAGGCCGCCTTTGCAGCGACCCCTAAGCCCACCAGACACATCAGGGAGCAGCTGGCCCAGGAGACCGGACTAAACATGCGGGTCATACAG GTTTGGTTCCAGAACCGGCGTTCTAAGGAGCGGCGGATGAAGCAGCTGAGCGCCCTGGGAGCCCGCAGGCACGCCTTCTTCAGGAGCCCGCGGAGGATGCGGCCGCTGGTGGACCGCCTGGAACCCGGAGAGCTCATTCCTAATGGACCCTTCTCGTTTTATGGAG ACTACCAGAGCGAGTATTATGGGCCTGGAAGCAACTACGACTTCTTTCCTCAAGGACCCCCCTCATCACAAGCTCAGACCCCAGTAGATTTGCCGTTTGTCCCTTCATCTGGACCTGCAGGAACCCCACTAGGTTCCATGGAGCACCCATTACCTGGACACCACCCATCTAGTGAAGCCCAGCGTTTCACTGACATTATGTCCCACCCTCCAGGAGACTCTCCCAGCCCAGAGCCTAACCTTCCCGGTTCAATGCACTCAATGTCCGCAGAGGTGTTTGGTCAGAGTCCTCCTTTTTCATCTTTATCAGTTAATGGCGGTGCCACATACGGGAATCACTTGTCACATCCACCAGAAATGAATGAAGCTGCAGTCTGGTAG